One window of Drosophila busckii strain San Diego stock center, stock number 13000-0081.31 chromosome 3L, ASM1175060v1, whole genome shotgun sequence genomic DNA carries:
- the LOC108599076 gene encoding NADH-quinone oxidoreductase subunit E: MYQNSKHLLPRLVRGICQTQTRLKLAAANMYKKLEFEFNDENKCRAKEVLSMFPEKEIRGAVIPILDLAQRQHGWLPITAIHKVAEMLKMEPFVVWEVANFYTMFKLKPQGKYCLKVCTTTPCFLRGSDELLQQCKSTLKLENNETSKDMQFTLTEWSCLGACVNAPILQVNDDLYEDLDAASLAEILKALQADRIPPPGPRGGRYASEPSGGLTSLNSEPPPAGFGMQNICKQLDKDKKKECK; the protein is encoded by the coding sequence ATGTATCAGAATTCGAAGCATTTGCTGCCGCGCCTTGTGCGTGGCATATGCCAAACCCAAACGCGCCTTAAGCTCGCAGCCGCCAATATGTATAAGAAGCTGGAGTTTGAGTTCAACGATGAGAACAAATGCAGGGCCAAGGAGGTGCTATCGATGTTTCCGGAGAAGGAGATAAGAGGAGCAGTTATACCCATCTTGGACTTGGCGCAACGTCAGCATGGCTGGCTGCCCATAACGGCAATACATAAGGTGGCGGAAATGCTTAAAATGGAACCTTTTGTGGTATGGGAAGTGGCCAACTTCTATACGATGTTCAAGCTAAAGCCTCAGGGCAAATATTGCTTGAAGGTCTGCACGACCACGCCCTGTTTTTTGCGTGGCAgcgatgagctgctgcagcaatgcAAATCGACGCTCAAGCTGGAGAACAATGAAACGTCCAAGGACATGCAGTTCACATTGACTGAATGGAGCTGCCTGGGCGCTTGTGTTAATGCGCCGATTTTACAAGTTAATGATGATCTCTATGAAGATTTGGATGCAGCCAGTCTAGCGGAGATATTGAAGGCACTGCAAGCGGATCGAATTCCGCCACCTGGACCACGCGGCGGTCGCTACGCCAGCGAACCAAGTGGCGGACTCACCAGTCTAAACAGCGAGCCACCACCAGCTGGATTTGGCATGCAGAATATTTGCAAGCAGCTAGACAAGGATAAAAAGAAAGAATGCAAGTAG
- the LOC108599132 gene encoding uncharacterized protein LOC108599132, whose protein sequence is MLAWQVLASLLYFLLILQNCGRARSSRQAKEQPQPTAEQRRDGLAKFEFSAAKDTTATTILNFAHIYETLCAQLGSSRRGKRQQEQVVLITTRRPLRIAQQLQQDLQELLQHTTTVKPFNLAEQLRLQQLEQLQQTQRLNVSYEPLKQLEPQLLQLEQQTSSPKPFELIKQLDKELQQQQAASFEEPDQSKAADEPEESTRAKGSNKRKRKRIQRRRKRIRKRRKRKRKRGKKKRKKKKQKGDKKKKKRKRRKQTTKPQSLGQPAHLIFANPTKQPHHYAAHAATPQQQLLLQLQTTKRPATPTSPAPFSKIKYLLRHNAYFKKKKKEWFHHMGHVLYPFVKFVAFFTVLNPFTLGVFLFTLISPAVFGFIGFVALSVLVKPFLHLIFGVKHSVAAIEYKRRLANKRAEQLKLNLRPVTIHKHYYQQRPLGHATPPRHLRPVANWRRQEAPAAAPNPNSHRALRPEQIRAELADI, encoded by the coding sequence ATGTTGGCATGGCAAGTGTTAGCaagtttgttatattttttgttgattttacaAAACTGTGGCCGAGCACGCAGCAGTCGTCAGGCCAaggagcagccacagccaacagcagagcagaggCGTGATGGATTAGCAAAGTTCGAGTTTAGCGCGGCAAAggacacaacagcaacaacaattttaaatttcgcACACATTTATGAAACTTTGTGCGCACAACTGGGCAGCAGTAGGCgtggcaagcggcagcagGAGCAAGTGGTGCTCATAACAACGCGGCGACCGTTACGCATTgcacaacaattgcagcaggatctgcaggagctgctgcagcacacgACTACAGTGAAGCCTTTCAACTTGGCTGAGCAGTTAAGGCTGCAGcaattggagcagctgcagcagacgcAGCGACTGAATGTGAGCTACGAGCCGCTGAAGCAGTTGgagccgcagctgctgcagctggagcagcaaacAAGCAGCCCCAAACCCTTTGAGCTTATCAAGCAGCTGGACaaggagctgcagcaacaacaggcgGCAAGCTTTGAAGAGCCAGATCAGTCCAAAGCGGCGGATGAGCCTGAGGAGTCCACACGCGCCAAGGGCAGCAATAAGCGCAAACGTAAGCGCATTCAACGTCGACGTAAGCGCATACGCAAGCGACGTAAGCGCAAACGTAAGCGCGGCAAGAAGaagcgcaaaaagaaaaaacaaaagggcgacaaaaagaaaaagaaacgcaagcgacgcaagcaaacaacaaagccTCAGAGTCTAGGACAACCTGCTCATCTGATCTTTGCTAATCCTACAAAGCAGCCGCATCACTATGCAGCGCATGCGGCAACAccgcagcaacagttgctgctgcagctgcaaaccACCAAGCGCCccgccacgcccaccagcCCCGCCCCATTTAGCAAAATCAAATACTTGCTACGTCACAATGCCTACttcaagaagaagaagaaagagTGGTTTCATCATATGGGCCATGTGCTTTATCCTTTTGTCAAGTTCGTTGCTTTCTTCACTGTGCTCAATCCTTTTACTTTGGGCGTCTTTCTCTTTACGCTCATCTCGCCTGCAGTGTTTGGTTTCATTGGCTTTGTTGCCTTGAGTGTGCTGGTCAAGCCTTTTCTTCACCTAATCTTTGGTGTTAAGCATAGCGTAGCCGCCATCGAGTACAAGCGCCGTTTGGCCAACAAACGCGCCGAGCAGCTGAAGCTCAATCTGCGTCCGGTCACCATACACAAGCATTACTATCAACAGCGTCCGCTTGGCCATGCGACGCCGCCAAGACATCTGCGTCCTGTTGCCAATTGGCGGCGACAGGaggcgccagctgcagcaccaAATCCGAATTCGCATAGAGCGCTAAGACCTGAACAGATAAGAGCGGAGCTGGCtgatatttaa
- the LOC108599276 gene encoding uncharacterized protein LOC108599276, with protein MLAIYKDFCVFYLMCTFCFGILDFAYSRHNCDLLCWRELVSSTDKPLLVLLLLGGTKILLILLLTLLSYADEPSISSPRIEPSIASIKRRYCRFILMRLLEARRKSLLLKEADIVQGHARLQQAIAIFRRDARKLNERTDLQLLMPLQQVLHVDEIEEWQLLRRFKEYARVREVDLYRLVRANP; from the coding sequence ATGTTGGCCATTTACAAAGATTTCTGTGTTTTCTATTTAATGTGCaccttttgctttggcatatTGGATTTTGCCTATAGCCGCCATAACTGCGATTTGCTTTGCTGGCGTGAGCTCGTTAGCTCAACTGATAAACCTTTGCTGGTTCTGCTGCTCTTAGGGGGCactaaaatattgttaatattgcTATTAACGCTGCTTAGCTATGCAGACGAACCGAGTATCTCGAGCCCAAGGATTGAGCCCTCCATAGCGTCGATAAAGCGTCGCTATTGtcgctttattttaatgcgcCTGCTGGAGGCGCGCAggaagtcgctgctgctgaaagaAGCAGACATAGTGCAAGGACATGCTAGACTACAGCAGGCCATAGCAATATTTAGACGAGATGCACGCAAGTTGAACGAACGCACAGATCTGCAGCTGTTGATGCCATTGCAACAAGTGTTGCATGTGGATGAGATAGAGGAGTGGCAGCTGCTTAGAAGGTTCAAGGAATACGCTCGAGTGCGTGAGGTGGATCTTTATAGATTGGTGCGGGCTAATCCTTGA